The stretch of DNA ggagaagtgttcctaccgggtaaatgtcaaacgcaaaaagagtggcaaattgttaCAGCGTATAGAATTGAGAACTGTCAGTGGACGCCGATGTGCGTCAAGCCGTCCTGGATGtgttaaattattataatttgcTCTTAAATCCCTTCCGGAgtattatgaaattttatcaataaataatattactTCTTaccaaatattcttcattaaataaatttaacttcTATTGAATCCAATTTCATTAAGAGCTCTTCATATAAAAGGGGAAAGTGAAGCTCATGGGGAACCAAATAGTGTTCGTTCTACGCGATGATTAGTTCAAGTGTTTGGATTTTCCTTTCCCTCATCATTGTGgctaataattttcattgggGCTCAACAAAGAGTTTTCCCGGAAAATGCCCAAATTCCccgaaaatagatttttttctgaatgatGATGAATTTCTACGAAATTGGTTCCCTTTTGCTGTTCTCCCGGAATTCCTCAATGGGTCATCAATGTACTCAGACTTGGGGTGTTGGGACCTCAATAAGTATCAGGAAAATGATGATGTATGccgatatttttcaatgatgtACAAAAATAGTCATTGTAGTCAACTTTTTATGCGATTCTGTATATATACGGTGAATGAAGATTTCAAATTCGACCATCTCAATGAATTGGACAGAAATCTCTCCATAACAGCTAATAGAATCTTCTACAGTTGCCACAAGGAGACTATGTGGACGGAGTGGTTTCTGTCAACTCCTAAATTTCTTCATGAAAACTACTTAATCATTTGGGGATGCCGGAATATGGATAACCTTACACACAACCAGGGAGCAATAATTTTCACCGAAAGAAACGATATTATTCTCAAAGACAAATTAGCTAAActtattcatgaaaattttctaagctTCACAGGAACTGATCCTTCAGATATCATCGTTGTGGAGGACTTCTATCCAAGTTTCGATCAATGCAAGAGAAATATAACTTGTGGtaagaagaaggaaattaCCTGCAGGGACTTTTTCAGTGGCAAAGAAGATCTTCTTAAGACGGAGAATATGTTGAGTGTAACAGCCGGAGGAAGTGTGTGCAGTCTTGAACTTACAATACTCATAAGTCTCTGTGGAGTTGTCTTATTGACAATCACTGTTGTTTTTGTGTGGAAAGCTGTGAAATAAATGTTTGCCCCGTATTCCTATAGGAGTCTAGAGCTAAGGAGTCTAGAGCTAAAACTCTTTACTGAGTCAGGCTTGAATTCTCTTAAACTAGATTTTAGTTTATTAGTCTgagttgatgattttttttaagacaggtctttaaagttttaaggTAAGATCTGGCTTTATCAGACTTTTGTTATGAATTCCGATGCcagaaatttgtaaaaatcatcattaaaCTCACTCAACCCTAGTTAagtatttaacaaaaaactaAGCCTAACTTAAGTTTagcccaaaaaaaatctagactAAGAAACTAGAGCCTgattcaagaaaacttaagcctgactTGAAAAGATTAAGCCTCAATTGAAAACAAAGCCTAGCTCAGAAAGCTTAATtctgacttaaaaaactgaatccagatttaagaaaacttcagCCTGACTTAGGGAACTGATGCTTGACTTGAAGAAACTTAATCCTCACTTATTTAGTAATGAATTTCATCCTagatttcaatttatcttAACTTTATTtgattataattaaaatacttgaaggatattcttaaattttctaaatttttaagtagtttgtctctctttataaaattttgcagCCATTTCTTTAACAAGACCACTTTTTATCTTCCCTGATGGTGTTGTAGGAAGctctttcacaaaataaattcctcccCTGAGCTTCTTAAAATCCACAATTTTCCCCTCaagaaacttcaaaaattcttcttcatctaTGGTGGAGTTTTCTCGTCGTACAACAACTGCAGCTGGAAGATCATTGAACAGGGGATCAGGTACACCAACAACAGCTACTTGAAGCACATCAGGATGTCTACAGAGAATTTCCTCCAGTTCTACAGGGCTTACGTGGAAATTGTTGTGcttgagaataaatttcttacgTCCCCTGATTATTAAGTGTCCGTTGTCGTCAAAATTTGCAAGATCTCCTGTACGGATCCAACCGTCGCTGTCTCTGGCAGCTGCTGTGGCTTTAGGATTGTTGAAATATTCCTAAAATTGAGGCATTTACAGGAAGGATTAAATCAACACTGAACAACAGATTTCAAGGAAGTTTGTTACCATAAATTCCGTTTGGGTTTTAACACAAAGCTCTCCTACATCCCCAACTCCAAGCTTCTCACCAGCTTCATTGACAATCTTTGCATGAACACCTGGATTGAGTTTTCCAACAGATAAATTGGATGCATTTTCCGTTTCAGATGCGATTTTTCCAGTTTCCGTCAATGCGTAGACATTGGAGATTTTCCCACTTGGTATGTAGGATGTAATTGTTTCGACCATATCAACTTGTAGAATGTTTCCCATAGAGATAAGGCGCTTTACAAAAGTCATTGTATGATTTTGTAGAAGTCTGCTTTTAACTAGCTGCGCTATGTGAGGTGCACCCATTAAGACAACGCTCACACGATGCTTCGTTACAATTTCAATCCATCGCTCTGGACTGAATGAATCCTTTGTTATCAGACGAGGTATACCCAAAGAAATGCTCATCATTAAACATGTATATCCAGATAGccaaaagaaagaagaaaaaatgaatactTTATCATCCATACTGGGAAAGCTATACAAATGAGGCctgtaaaaatgtttcatgaagCACTCATGCGATATGGCAACGCCTTTGGGAAAGCCAGTTGTACCAGACGAACAAACTATGAGTGCACATGAGTCTTTGTCAACTTCTGGGGGATGCAGGATGAgttttctgaaaatatttttgtttatctAAGCTAGGACTTCAAGTAGTTTCTGAGAGAAGCATCAACTTACTGAATATCTGCCTTAGTGTTCCTGTCATCCTTAGCATCCATGAGATCGTTTATGTGGAGAAAATTGGGAACTTTCTGTCCTAGAACGCAGATTTCAGTACTGCTTCCATACTTTTTCAGAGCCGCTTCAACTTTTTCCACAACTTCATCGTCACAGAAGACAAACTTTGGCTTAACAATGTTGAACATGTGAACTATTTCTTCTGTAATAAACCAGAGTAAtggaattgaagaaaaaaaaggcttTGTAATAAGCCAGAGTAAGGAGCTAACCTTTAGTGAACTGAGTATCAAGAACATTTACAGGAGCACCGAGAAATAAAGCAGCCAAGATAGCAGGTGTCAAATCGTGCGTATTCCTGCAGACAAAAGTAACTACGTCACCCTTTGAACAACCAAGTTTCCTCAAACTATTCGCAATCTGAAGCGAAGCCTTGTAGATCTCTCCGTTGGTTCGTGTTGTTCCATCATCAACGGAAATTTGACAAACCTTCTCAggattcaaattcaaatgataCAGAAGAGCTCGTCCAGCTGAGACGCTTGGATGGAAGAAAGGACTATAGAAGTCATCTCCGCTCcagattttattcaaattatcaTACTTTGTTGTCAACATTCTTTAACAGTGGAAGTCTAACCCAATTGAAGTCACTTTAAcaactaaaataaaagattctcttttctcttttatatttCAGAGTAATTTACacgaagaaaaagtaaaactaattaaattgcaaGCACATGACGgagttttcattgaaatacaTAGCTTGTAGCTGTTGTTTTAACCGACGTGAAATGTATGATCTTAATTTCCTGGTTTTTCGTCGGATCGGtatattttgagatttaaaCAAATCTCAAAATATACCGATCCGACGAAAAACCAGGAAATTATAAGATCATACATAGCTTGTATTTGTCACTTAATGATCGTAAATGATgttaacaattaaaataaaacattaactTGTGGTAATAAAAGGGAAACTATGTCAATGATTCAACGACTTATTTAAGTAATTGTgttgagtttttattttatgatgtaaagtttgtgatttttttttattgaaacgTTAAACAAGTgatactaaaaaaataaaaacttaacaGTGGGTCAAAAGTTCTGATTGTTTCGTTACTAAGTAATTCAAAGTAGGACAGTTTTTCATTGTCTTAGGAAAGCAACAAATCtataattcaaaatgttttgattttttttaataatttaaagtatttgaaaataaatttgaacaattaattgacattgattttcaaccgtatgatatttttttaacgtttgatgttgatttttaatgaattctaGCTGCagcttcttaaaaaaaaatcttatcaaaaaagaaaaatcaaataaatgcTATATTTcctgttaaaaaaattgtattgatcataaaaaatctttaaaaaggcatggatttttctttcttcttctgatCCTATTCACCCAGTTTtgcaatttcattcaaaatctGTCAGAAATCAATTTAACTCTTTCAGGTCCACaatcaatctagcgagctggttgaactaaaaataatttttaagggttCCTTTGAgttcaaataagacattttcagcaaaaaattccaaataaaaaattttcggtttttcgtccttcctgatcctgtgagtccttaaGGATGTCTTTTTGTGGTAATAAAATGATCAAGGATTGTAAAAACATagtcttgtattaatttggactcaatattcataaaataactatataaaatgaaacttttttctaaaaatagagcctctgggtcagcgtatgatcCAATgaacctgaaagggttaagaaaaattaatcaacattctcaaactttttatttttaaagacaatTTACAAATGGTCTGTAATGCAAGGCcagtcaattaaatttttccagctTTGTATTCGACTAAATGAACTCAAAGAACTCAACATTTGGTCAATTTTTCGTTgtttgaagaagaataaatctccgcagcagcagcagggAGATATCAATTTCACTTGATCACCGCGCAATGCTTTTTACTATCTATGTGTGGTTAAGCAGCTGCTGAGCATGAAAAAAAGAGGGATGTTTGCTGTCGAAGTGGTCGATTACACTTGTAAGTATCATAAATATTCTCCGTGTGGTTTGTCACATGCTCAATGGGTCATGAGGAGTGACATTCTGCTGGGTGCACCAGATGGTCAATGCGGGAGTATTTTGTGTGAAGAAGAACTCTCTCTTCTACATGTTCCTGCAGCAAAAAGGAGGAACGTTCAACTATGCTTTTACGGTGGGTATTTGGGAGCTATTTCTGGGTGCAGTGAAGGGTCTTCTGTCCCAGTTGCAA from Lutzomyia longipalpis isolate SR_M1_2022 chromosome 4, ASM2433408v1 encodes:
- the LOC129794554 gene encoding luciferin 4-monooxygenase-like; this translates as MTFVKRLISMGNILQVDMVETITSYIPSGKISNVYALTETGKIASETENASNLSVGKLNPGVHAKIVNEAGEKLGVGDVGELCVKTQTEFMEYFNNPKATAAARDSDGWIRTGDLANFDDNGHLIIRGRKKFILKHNNFHVSPVELEEILCRHPDVLQVAVVGVPDPLFNDLPAAVVVRRENSTIDEEEFLKFLEGKIVDFKKLRGGIYFVKELPTTPSGKIKTFHTKTTVIVNKTTPQRLMSIVSSRLHTLPPAVTLNIFSVLRRSSLPLKKSLQVISFFLPQVIFLLH